Below is a window of Synechococcus sp. MW101C3 DNA.
CCGAAGAGTGCCAGCAGCGCCCACATCAGCAGGGGATGCAGGAAGTTGAGATTGAAAGCCAGGGCGTCCGGCATCGCAGTGAGAACGGTGACGTTGCGAAGCTACAACTCACGGTGTCGTCCCGTCCGTTCAGTGGAGGAAGTGGCGACGTCCGGTGGTGACCATCGCCAGACCGAGCTCCTCGCAGGCCCGGATCGAATCGCCATCGCGCAGGCTGCCGCCCGGCTGGATCACCGCCGTGATGCCATGGCGGGCAGCCAGGCGCACGGTGTCGTCGAAGGGGAAGAAGCCATCGCTGGCCAGCACCGCCCCCCGGGCCGCCTCTGCCGCCGCCTCCAGCGCGAGCCGCGCCGATCCCACCCGATTCATCTGGCCCGCACCGATGCCGAGGCTGGCCCCATCGCTGGCCACCACAATCGCGTTGGAGCGCACATGACGCACCAACCGCCAGGCGAAGCGCAGGTCGTCCAGCTCGGCGGCCGTCGGCGCCCTGCCCGTCACCACCTGCCACTCGGCTTCGTCCACCGGTTGATCGTCAAGGTCCTGCTGGAGCAGCCCACCCAGCACGCTGCGCCACTGGTGGCGGGGGGCCCGGGCGATCGCGGCTGCATCGAGCTCCAGCAGGCGCAGATTGGCCTTGGTGCCCAGCTGCTCGCGGGCCTCCGGGCTGTAGCCCGGTGCCACCACACACTCCAGGAACAGGCCGGTGAGCAGCTCGGCGGCCGCCTGATCCACCGGTGTGTTGAGCGCCACGATGCCGCCGAAGGCCGAGGTGCGATCGGCGTCGAGGGCCCGCCGCAGGGCCATCGCCCCATCGGCGGCGACCGCCACGCCGCAGGGATTGGTGTGCTTCACCACCACGGCGGCCGGCGTCTCAGCGGCCGTGCCCTGGGCCAGGTCGGTGTAGCCGAACTCCCGCACGGTGGCGAGGGCGGCTTCGAGATCCAGCAGGTTGTTCATGCTCAGCTCCTTGCCCTGCAGCTGGCGCGCCGCGCCCCAGCCGGCGGCGGGAGCGGAGAACCAGGACGCCTGCTGGTGGGGGTTCTCCCCGTAACGAAGGGTCTGCTGGAGGGGCAGCTCGATGGCCAGCGACTGGGGCGGCGCAGCGGCCTCCAGG
It encodes the following:
- the purH gene encoding bifunctional phosphoribosylaminoimidazolecarboxamide formyltransferase/IMP cyclohydrolase, whose amino-acid sequence is MAPTALLSVSDKQGVVALAHTLHHTHGFRLLSSGGTAAVLAAAGLPVTRVAEHTGSPEILGGRVKTLHPRIHGGILARRDDPAHQADLEAQGIPPIDVVVVNLYPFRETVADPAVSWETAVETIDIGGPAMVRAAAKNHAAVAVLTSPAQYEPFLAALAAGALDDALRQRLALEAFRHTAAYDAAISAWLESRLEAAAPPQSLAIELPLQQTLRYGENPHQQASWFSAPAAGWGAARQLQGKELSMNNLLDLEAALATVREFGYTDLAQGTAAETPAAVVVKHTNPCGVAVAADGAMALRRALDADRTSAFGGIVALNTPVDQAAAELLTGLFLECVVAPGYSPEAREQLGTKANLRLLELDAAAIARAPRHQWRSVLGGLLQQDLDDQPVDEAEWQVVTGRAPTAAELDDLRFAWRLVRHVRSNAIVVASDGASLGIGAGQMNRVGSARLALEAAAEAARGAVLASDGFFPFDDTVRLAARHGITAVIQPGGSLRDGDSIRACEELGLAMVTTGRRHFLH